The genomic interval TAATGGCAATTTCATTCAGTTTCAACAATCTTTCATTTTGTGCAATTCCTTGCTGTATTAACATTGCATTGATACTTTCAAGATTTGACAATACTACCAGTTGCTCTATTGATGCTGCATCTCTAATATTTCCTCTCTCACCTTGGTTTTTATCGCGCCATTCTTTGGCCGTTTTACCAAATAAAGCAACATTTAAAAGATCCGCTTCATCAGCATAGATAAAATTTTTCTGTTTAACACTAATAGTTTCCGGAATTAATTTTTCTTTAATCGCATCAGTATGAATTGTGTAATTAATCTTAGAAATGGTTCTTTGTAAGTTCCAATCTAATTTTTTCGTACTGTTTTCTTCTTCTTTCAGCCTTTGAAATTCTTTTATCAAGTAGAATTTAAACTCTGCACTTAACCAAGTGGCAAATTCAAAAGCAATATCTTTATGAGCAAATGTACCCCCATACCTTCCAGTTTTCGATATGATTCCAGTTGCATTTGTAGCTTCAATCCATCTTTTAGGAGTAAGAGAAAAACTATTAGAACCTGACATATTTTTAATTCCATCGAATTCGATGGAATTAAAATCCGGGTTATTAAATTTTTCCCATAAACCAATAAATTCAATTGTACTTCGGTTTCTCATCCAGTTTTGCAAAATATAATCACTTCGCTCATTATCCCTATGTCTGGCAATATCAGTAAGAGACATAAAATCTTCACGATTATCCTCAAAAACAACAACATTAATTCCCTGAACATTTATTTTTCTGCTCTTAGCCATACTATTTATTTCATAAATTCCCGAATTATTCAATTCTAAAGAATTATCTATTCATTAATCTTTTATTTAAGTAAGAAAAAACACAAAAATACGTGTCGTTTTGAAACAAAACAGCAAAAGGGAAAAGTATTTTTCGAAGTAGGTTCATTTTACGAAAGTATAATTTTTTTCGTTAATTTGTTTTAGGTTTAGTAACTGTTCAAAATTTACAGCCTAAAAACAAAAACTTGTAACAAAACCACCAATGAAAATCAAAGAAATTATATCCGTACTAGAAGAAATGACACCTCTGGCCTATGCAGAAGATTTTGATAATGTTGGACTTTTAGTTGGAGATCCCGATACAGAAAGCACAGGAGTTTTAGTTTGTCATGATGCGCTTGAAAATGTAATTGAAGAAGCAAAAAACAAAAACTGTAATCTGGTTGTTTGTTTTCACCCGATTTTATTTTCAGGAATTAAAAAAATTACCGGAAAAAATTATGTCGAAAGAGCTATTTTAAAAGCTATAAAAAATGACATTGCCATTTATGCTGTTCATACCGCTTTAGATAATCATTCGCAGGGTGTAAATAAAATTTTCTGTAATGCATTAGGCTTAATAAACACAAAAATATTGGTTCCGAAACAGCAATTTCTTCAAAAATTAGTGACTTACACCGTTCCTGACAATGCCGAAAAAGTTCGTAATGCCATGTTTGAAGCTGGTGCCGGAACAATTGGAAATTATGACAGCTGCAGTTTTAACTCAGAAGGATTTTTTACTTTTAAAGGAAATGAAAAAAGCAATCCTGTAATTGGCGAAAAGGGAAAATTACATACCGGAACTGAAATAAAAATTGAAGTTATTTTTGAAAAACATTTACAATCCCGAATTTTAAAAGCGCTTTTAAACAATCATATTTACGAAGAAGTGGCTTACGAAATTTATGATTTACAAAATTCGCATCAAAATATCGGACTCGGAATGGTTGGTGAACTCGAAAATGAAATGGATGAAAAAGATTTTCTTTTGTATGTACAAGACAACATGATTGCAAGAGGAATTCGTCATTCTGCCTTTTTAGGAAAAAAAATAAAGAAAGTTGCTGTTTTGGGCGGTTCAGGAAGTTTTGCAATTAAAAATGCAATTCAGGCCGGAGCCGATGCTTTTTTAACCGCTGATTTAAAATATCATCAGTTTTATGAAGCCGAAAACAAATTACTTTTGGCCGATATTGGTCATTTTGAGAGTGAACGCTATACAAAAAACTATATTGTTGATTATCTTCGAAAAAAAATTCTTAATTTTGCGATCATTTTATCGGAAGAAAATACAAATCCAGTTAAGTACTTATAGAATATGACGAATACGAAAGAATTAAGTGTTGAGGACAAGTTAAGAGCAATATATGATTTACAGCTTATTGACTCTAGAATTGACGAAATCAGAAACGTTAGAGGAGAACTTCCTTTAGAAGTTGAAGATTTAGAAGATGAAGTTGCAGGTTTGAGCACTCGTTCAGAGAAACTGAAAGGTGAACTTGAAGTGATTGATGAGCAAATCAAAGCAAAGAAAATTGCTATTGAGGAGCATAAAGAGGTTATCAAGAAATACACTAAACAACAAGAATCAGTTCGTAATAACAGAGAATTTAATTCTTTAACAAAAGAGGTTGAATTTCAGGAATTAGAAATTCAATTAGCTGAAAAGCAAATCAAAGAAATGAAAGCTTCAATCGAGCATAAAAAAGAAGTTATTTCTAATTTAAAAGAAAAACTTGATGCTAAAAGCTCTCACTTAAAACATAAAAAATCTGAATTGGATGCTATTATGGCTGAAACTCAAAAAGAAGAAATCTTCTTAACTGAGAAATCTGCTGAATATGCTGCACAAATCGAAGACAGATTATTAGCAGCTTATAACAGAATCAGAAGCAGTGTTCGTAACGGATTAGCTGTAGTTTCTATCGAAAGAGGAGCTTCTGCAGGATCTTTCTTTACGATTCCACCACAAACTCAGGTAGAAATCGCTTCAAGAAAGAAAATCATCACTGATGAGCATTCTGGAAGAATTTTAGTTGACACGCAATTAGCAGAAGAAGAAAAAGAAAAAATGGAACAATTGTTCTCAAAATTCTAAATATCAGAGTCCCGATTAAATCGGGACTTTTTTTTGCGTTTAATTTTTGCCACAAATTAAAAAGATTATAAGTATTATTTTTATTTCGGAATTGAATGAATTAATCTGCGCTAATCTTTTTAATCTGTGGCAAAATATTTTTCAGCAAGTTTAAAATCATATTTTTTACCTTTACAAGAATAAAAATTTAAGTTTTGAAAATTAAAAAAGGAATACGCTTTATTACATTAAAATCAGTAGGATCTTATATTAACTTTTTGAGTTATGTGCGTCCGCAAAAAGCCATGGAACTTTCTTATGCCCTTTTTAGTCAGCCCCGAATTGGCCGATTAAAAAAGGAAGATCTTCCGAAAATCTTAAAAAATACTGAAACAGAAATTTTTCACCATAACGAACATCATTTTCAAACTTATATCTGGAAAGGAAACGAAACTAAAATTCTTTTGGTTCACGGCTGGGAAAGCAATTCTTCTCGCTGGAAAAAAACGTTACCTCATCTTCAAAAATCAGGAAGTACTATTATCGCTATAGATGCACCAGCGCACGGACAAAGCAGCGGTAAAGAATTTAATGTTCCGCTTTATGCTGAATTTATAAATAAAGCGGTTGAAAAATATCAGCCGGAAATTATTATCGGGCATTCTATCGGCGGTGCAGCCTGCGTTTACCATCAATATTTATTTCCGAACACGAGCATCAATAAAATGGTAATTCTCGGTGCGCCTTCTGATTTAAAAACTTTGATTGATAATTACATTTCAATGTTGAGTCTGAACTCTAAAATGTTGCCTCTTTTAGAAAGTAA from Flavobacterium sp. carries:
- a CDS encoding Nif3-like dinuclear metal center hexameric protein, which gives rise to MKIKEIISVLEEMTPLAYAEDFDNVGLLVGDPDTESTGVLVCHDALENVIEEAKNKNCNLVVCFHPILFSGIKKITGKNYVERAILKAIKNDIAIYAVHTALDNHSQGVNKIFCNALGLINTKILVPKQQFLQKLVTYTVPDNAEKVRNAMFEAGAGTIGNYDSCSFNSEGFFTFKGNEKSNPVIGEKGKLHTGTEIKIEVIFEKHLQSRILKALLNNHIYEEVAYEIYDLQNSHQNIGLGMVGELENEMDEKDFLLYVQDNMIARGIRHSAFLGKKIKKVAVLGGSGSFAIKNAIQAGADAFLTADLKYHQFYEAENKLLLADIGHFESERYTKNYIVDYLRKKILNFAIILSEENTNPVKYL
- a CDS encoding alpha/beta fold hydrolase — translated: MKIKKGIRFITLKSVGSYINFLSYVRPQKAMELSYALFSQPRIGRLKKEDLPKILKNTETEIFHHNEHHFQTYIWKGNETKILLVHGWESNSSRWKKTLPHLQKSGSTIIAIDAPAHGQSSGKEFNVPLYAEFINKAVEKYQPEIIIGHSIGGAACVYHQYLFPNTSINKMVILGAPSDLKTLIDNYISMLSLNSKMLPLLESKFINRFNFKLEDFSGEKFASQFTIPGFIAHDTSDKIVAFEEGKKIASNWKNSQFIETSGLGHGMHDDELYDKVIKFLFEGTKAQSDKGLSKI
- a CDS encoding C4-type zinc ribbon domain-containing protein, which gives rise to MTNTKELSVEDKLRAIYDLQLIDSRIDEIRNVRGELPLEVEDLEDEVAGLSTRSEKLKGELEVIDEQIKAKKIAIEEHKEVIKKYTKQQESVRNNREFNSLTKEVEFQELEIQLAEKQIKEMKASIEHKKEVISNLKEKLDAKSSHLKHKKSELDAIMAETQKEEIFLTEKSAEYAAQIEDRLLAAYNRIRSSVRNGLAVVSIERGASAGSFFTIPPQTQVEIASRKKIITDEHSGRILVDTQLAEEEKEKMEQLFSKF
- a CDS encoding KilA-N domain-containing protein, encoding MAKSRKINVQGINVVVFEDNREDFMSLTDIARHRDNERSDYILQNWMRNRSTIEFIGLWEKFNNPDFNSIEFDGIKNMSGSNSFSLTPKRWIEATNATGIISKTGRYGGTFAHKDIAFEFATWLSAEFKFYLIKEFQRLKEEENSTKKLDWNLQRTISKINYTIHTDAIKEKLIPETISVKQKNFIYADEADLLNVALFGKTAKEWRDKNQGERGNIRDAASIEQLVVLSNLESINAMLIQQGIAQNERLLKLNEIAINQMKSLIKSNVLNKLK